In a genomic window of Wyeomyia smithii strain HCP4-BCI-WySm-NY-G18 chromosome 1, ASM2978416v1, whole genome shotgun sequence:
- the LOC129730345 gene encoding DNA polymerase iota: MDDLETQGDSEDQHSRIIIHIDMDYFYAQVEEVLNPSLKNLPLGVKQRTMIVTSNYIAREFGIKKMMLISEAKKLCPELVLVNGEDLTKYRQMSVKINEIMHKFTPNVEKLGLDENFLDITKEICQKLEQDENIDQHIENVEGYIHPPIETGMSARGAFRRACCCGCDRKLILATHIAKEIRNCVFQELGLKCSAGVSHNKLLAKLVGGINKHNKQTVLLPNYASEFVASLGPVKSLTGIGEKTAQILEDCGIKTVRELQETALEQLRRKLGLEQASKLKEMAFGRDNAPVKQTGKPKSVGLEDSCSAISIRADAEEKFRHLLVRLVKNIADDGRIPIAIKVTVRKHDSVKKTSHRECKQDKILPSFFRHKDCKVVLAEGAQEKILATIMKVFERMVDLSSPFNITLLGLSFFKFQERKVGIKSIANYLIKKSDIEVQSITNLSNEALVLSDGFASNKSFSMAMDCDQMSSAGFSDSASLASLSGSESDVEPSPKKSRRMVTYLARKKESLLTATSEDELSSPSKLRVAEMRLNSKEYDQETSQSSDIPSSSKSWGGFVKNHLSSSSTPIKTSPLATISNSNTDTTSIGAGTGLPTNVDPEVFNALPADVQQELLQNWRLGNPTQSSGATSSTASSSKNTLHRYFVKNT, encoded by the coding sequence atGGACGATTTGGAAACACAAGGAGATTCGGAGGATCAACATTCGCGTATAATTATTCATATCGACATGGACTATTTCTATGCTCAAGTCGAAGAGGTGCTGAATCCGAGCCTAAAAAATTTACCGCTTGGTGTGAAACAACGAACCATGATAGTAACGTCCAACTATATTGCGCGAGAGTTCGGCATTAAGAAAATGATGCTGATCAGTGAAGCCAAGAAACTGTGTCCCGAGTTAGTGTTAGTCAATGGAGAGGATTTGACCAAATATCGACAGATGTCGGTGAAGATCAATGAAATCATGCACAAGTTCACACCTAATGTAGAAAAGCTGGGATTAGACGAGAATTTTCTAGATATTACCAAGGAAATTTGCCAAAAGCTTGAGCAAGACGAAAACATAGATCAACATATAGAAAATGTTGAGGGATATATACATCCACCAATTGAAACAGGAATGTCGGCGCGGGGAGCATTCAGAAGAGCTTGTTGCTGCGGCTGTGATCGAAAACTAATTTTGGCAACCCACATAGCAAAAGAGATTCGAAATTGTGTTTTCCAGGAGCTTGGCCTAAAGTGCAGTGCGGGAGTTTCTCACAATAAGCTGTTGGCAAAATTAGTTGGTGGTATAAACAAACACAATAAGCAAACAGTTTTGCTGCCAAATTATGCATCCGAATTTGTTGCTTCGTTAGGACCAGTAAAAAGCCTAACTGGGATTGGGGAAAAGACAGCCCAAATTTTGGAAGATTGTGGCATTAAAACCGTTCGTGAACTCCAAGAAACGGCTCTTGAACAACTTCGCAGAAAGCTAGGACTTGAACAAGCCAGTAAACTAAaagaaatggcatttggaagaGACAACGCACCGGTGAAGCAGACGGGAAAACCAAAATCTGTTGGTTTGGAAGATTCCTGTTCAGCTATTTCGATTCGAGCTGATGCCGAGGAAAAATTTCGTCACTTGTTAGTACGACTAGTAAAAAATATTGCCGATGATGGACGTATTCCTATAGCGATCAAAGTTACTGTCCGCAAGCATGACTCAGTAAAGAAAACAAGTCACCGAGAGTGCAAACAAGATAAAATCTTGCCTTCTTTCTTTCGCCATAAAGATTGCAAAGTAGTTCTGGCCGAAGGAGCTCAAGAAAAAATTCTTGCCACCATCATGAAAGTATTCGAAAGAATGGTTGACCTTAGCTCTCCTTTCAACATAACTTTATTAGGATTGTCTTTCTTTAAATTCCAAGAGCGTAAGGTTGGTATAAAGTCGATAGCTAATTACcttatcaaaaaatctgatatcGAAGTACAGTCTATTACAAACTTAAGTAACGAAGCTCTCGTTTTAAGTGATGGTTTCGCTTCAAACAAGTCATTTTCTATGGCAATGGACTGTGATCAAATGTCGAGTGCTGGATTTTCGGATTCTGCTTCATTAGCATCTTTGTCTGGTTCAGAATCGGATGTGGAACCTTCGCCCAAGAAGTCTCGTAGGATGGTAACATATCTCGCACGTAAAAAGGAAAGCTTGTTAACAGCGACCAGTGAAGATGAACTTTCCTCTCCTAGTAAACTTCGAGTAGCAGAAATGCGATTAAATTCAAAGGAGTATGATCAAGAAACATCTCAGTCATCGGACATTCCAAGCAGTTCAAAGTCGTGGGGTGGCTTTGTTAAAAATCATCTTTCTTCGTCTTCTACTCCGATCAAAACTTCTCCTCTAGCAACTATTAGTAATAGTAATACTGATACAACTTCGATTGGCGCAGGAACCGGCTTACCTACAAATGTCGACCCTGAAGTATTCAATGCACTGCCAGCTGACGTCCAACAAGAGTTACTTCAAAACTGGCGCTTAGGTAACCCAACCCAGTCTTCTGGAGCGACATCTTCAACAGCAAGTAGCTCAAAAAACACACTCCATCgatattttgttaaaaatactTAA
- the LOC129730360 gene encoding UPF0547 protein C16orf87-like — protein sequence MVKTRMLSKHCPSCDQQTAIASKRCVCGYAFNGRQNNAAYIPPASVGRPKSGKKGKSAETRKTAANAVLAANPQVQRRRTGRVRREKPNYYDSLQYEKKKKKTKKSTRSSLFKGKEAKPSQLIAAKETQVARANRHAQRRAKKEEIDGGGDLAAKLPIDKQGIAALILSEINRKIGSVVWKQP from the exons ATGGTCAAAACCCGAATGCTGTCCAAACATTGCCCAAGCTGTGATCAGCAAACAGCTATAGCTTCCAAACGTTGTGTTTGTGGATATGCATTTAATGGACGTCAAAACAATGCAGCGTATATTCCACCTGCTTCTGTGGGTCGCCCAAAATCTGGGAAAAAaggaaaatctgcagaaacacGCAAGACAGCAGCAAATGCTGTTCTAGCAGCTAACCCTCAAGTTCAACGTCGTCGTACAGGACGAGTTCGGCGAGAGAAACCGAATTATTATGATTCGTTGCAATacgaaaaaaagaagaaaaaaacgaag AAATCCACGAGATCATCATTATTCAAGGGTAAAGAAGCTAAACCGTCTCAGTTAATCGCAGCAAAAGAAACACAAGTGGCTCGCGCTAACAGACATGCTCAACGCAGAGCAAAAAAGGAAGAAATTGATGGTGGAGGAGATTTAGCTGCCAA gcttCCAATTGACAAGCAAGGAATTGCTGCTCTCATTCTATCAGAGATAAACCGAAAAATTGGTTCAGTTGTGTGGAAACAACCGTGA
- the LOC129717194 gene encoding uncharacterized protein K02A2.6-like has product MKIDLNDVAFACVHTLDSTSANTLPKITPVNIRLLVEKYANIYDKSIGKIEGLQAKLSLKPNARPVYIRARQVPFSLRDAVEKELDILVQNGVLEKVNHSRWATPIVPILKSNNRVRLCGDYKVTVNPNLEIDDHPLPTIEELFANVAGGQKFTKIDLTQAYLQLEVEEGDREVLTLSTHKGLYRPTRLMYGIASAPVIWQRLMEQVLNGIPGVTVFLDDIRVTGPNDLIHLQRLGDVLKRLSSYNMRINLEKCQFFENAIEYCGYLIDKVGIHKVPGKIDAVQNMPIPKNKDQVRSFVGLVNYYGRFFPNLSTTLYPLNNLLKNTVPFVWSKECDEVFNKIKREMQSEKILAHYDSILPLVLATDASPYGVGAVLSHVFSDGSELPIQYASQTLNATQQAYKQIDREAYAIFFGVRKFYQYLYGRKFTLVTDNEPLKQIFSDTKGLPKMSALRMQHYATFLQSFNFKIQFRPTNQHANADAFSRLPLKNSTPDATVEETDYVEVNIIETLPLTVAELAKATAMDTTVKTLVQGLQNGKSVEPKDRFGVDQVEFTLQKGCVMRGIRVYVPLSLRDKVLNELHSTHFGITRFKTLARGYVWWEGIDKNIEDVVRNCSLCQSTRAEPSKVPTHCWETPAKPFERVHVDFAGPFMNVYFIVFVDAYTKWPEVRILNNITTNTTIQVCREYFCTYGIPSVLVSDHGVQFTSEQFQRFLRMNGVYHHKMGAPYHPATNGQAERFIQTFKSKLKSVQCDKTSLHAELCNLLLVYRKTIHPTTGKSPSMMLYNRQIRSRLDIMIPEAANAAKTEQRKCRDLQEGARVAARDYLDKAKWKFGKILNKLGELHYEILLDDGRIWKRHIDQLRKVGSNLVTDKSVPVTVLP; this is encoded by the coding sequence ATGAAAATTGATCTTAACGATGTAGCGTTCGCTTGTGTTCATACATTGGACAGTACTTCTGCTAATACCCTACCGAAAATTACTCCAGTTAATATTAGATTATTGGTGGAAAAGTATGCTAACATTTATGACAAATCTATTGGAAAAATTGAAGGTTTGCAAGCAAAATTGAGTTTGAAACCAAATGCAAGACCAGTGTACATAAGAGCGCGTCAAGTTCCATTTTCTTTGAGAGATGCTGTTGAGAAGGAACTCGACATACTTGTCCAGAACGGGGTGTTGGAGAAAGTGAACCACAGTAGATGGGCTACACCGATTGTcccaattttgaagtccaacaATAGAGTAAGATTATGCGGTGATTATAAAGTAACGGTGAATCCTAACCTGGAAATTGACGACCATCCATTACCGACGATAGAAGAACTTTTCGCTAACGTTGCAGGAGGACAAAAGTTCACCAAAATCGATTTAACTCAAGCCTATCTACAATTAGAGGTTGAGGAGGGTGATCGTGAAGTACTAACACTAAGTACGCACAAAGGTTTGTACCGACCAACACGTTTGATGTATGGTATTGCATCTGCGCCTGTTATTTGGCAGAGATTAATGGAGCAAGTGTTGAACGGGATTCCGGGAGTTACAGTTTTCTTGGATGATATTCGTGTCACGGGACCAAATGATTTAATTCATCTGCAACGACTAGGAGATGTACTAAAACGGCTAAGTTCATACAATATGCGAATTAATTTGGAGAAATGTCAGTTTTTCGAAAACGCGATCGAATACtgtggatatttgattgacaaaGTTGGCATTCACAAAGTCCCGGGAAAAATCGACGCTGTTCAAAACATGCCTATACCGAAAAACAAAGATCAAGTTCGTTCTTTCGTAGGTTTAGTGAATTACTACGGAAGGTTTTTCCCGAACCTGAGTACAACGTTGTATCCGCTCAACAATCTCCTGAAAAATACTGTTCCTTTCGTATGGTCGAAGGAATGCGATGAGGTATTTAACAAAATTAAGCGTGAAATGCAGTCGGAGAAGATTTTAGCACACTACGATTCTATATTACCACTAGTACTTGCTACGGATGCATCACCATATGGAGTCGGTGCAGTGCTTAGTCATGTATTTTCAGATGGTTCAGAACTACCAATCCAATACGCTTCCCAAACACTTAACGCTACGCAACAAGCATATAAACAAATTGACCGAGAAGCCTATGCAATATTCTTCGGAGTTCGCAAATTTTACCAATACCTCTACGGCAGGAAGTTCACTCTTGTCACGGACAATGAACCGctaaagcaaatattttctgATACCAAAGGACTTCCGAAGATGTCCGCCCTTAGAATGCAGCACTATGCAACATTTTTACAATCTTTCAATTTCAAGATCCAATTTCGTCCTACAAACCAGCACGCAAACGCTGACGCATTTTCAAGATTGCCTTTGAAGAATAGTACGCCCGATGCAACTGTTGAGGAAACAGACTATGTGGAGGTAAATATAATAGAAACACTGCCGTTAACTGTTGCTGAACTTGCGAAAGCTACTGCAATGGATACTACTGTTAAGACACTAGTGCAAGGGTTGCAGAATGGTAAATCCGTGGAGCCTAAAGATCGTTTTGGTGTTGACCAAGTGGAGTTTACTCTACAGAAAGGTTGTGTCATGCGGGGAATCAGAGTATACGTTCCTCTGAGCTTGCGAGACAAAGTGTTGAATGAACTACATTCAACTCATTTTGGAATTACTAGATTTAAGACTCTTGCTCGTGGTTACGTTTGGTGGGAAGGAATAGATAAAAACATTGAGGACGTGGTGCGAAATTGTAGTTTGTGTCAGTCAACTCGAGCTGAGCCGTCCAAAGTACCAACGCATTGTTGGGAGACACCCGCGAAGCCGTTTGAACGAGTACACGTTGACTTTGCTGGACCGTTTATGAATGTTTACTTTATCGTGTTCGTTGATGCCTACACAAAGTGGCCAGAAGTGCGAATCCTGAATAACATAACAACTAACACAACGATCCAGGTGTGTCGTGAATATTTTTGTACATATGGAATTCCTTCTGTGCTCGTATCTGATCACGGTGTGCAGTTCACATCGGAACAGTTTCAAAGATTTTTGCGAATGAACGGTGTTTATCATCATAAAATGGGCGCACCGTATCACCCTGCGACGAATGGGCAAGCAGAGAGGTTTATTCAAACATTTAAATCGAAACTAAAAAGTGTGCAATGTGATAAAACTTCATTGCACGCTGAACTCTGCAATCTTctgttagtgtacaggaaaACTATTCATCCTACTACGGGAAAATCGCCGTCGATGATGCTTTACAACCGACAAATCCGTTCGCGATTGGATATCATGATTCCTGAAGCTGCGAATGCTGCCAAAACGGAACAGAGGAAGTGTCGTGATCTTCAAGAGGGGGCGAGAGTTGCTGCGAGAGATTATTTAGATAAAGCAAAGTGGAAGTTCGGAAAAATTCTGAACAAATTGGGTGAGTTGCATTATGAGATACTACTGGATGATGGAAGGATTTGGAAGCGCCACATAGATCAGCTGCGAAAAGTTGGTTCAAACTTGGTAACTGACAAATCTGTACCAGTCACGGTGCTACCATAG
- the LOC129728892 gene encoding uncharacterized protein LOC129728892: protein MLNANREEAAGDENPANAAVATAPVAMQSSLTIDPFDRHRMKWSRWVERLEGAFVLFGVQQETKLYMLLHFMGGETYDVVCDKLAPEKPQRKTYAEIVRVLEAHFNPEPLEILENFRFKSRKQGEDRPEETIDEYLIALWKLAITCNFGEYLNTALRNQLVFGLKDRTIKSRLLEVRNLTLERARKIVVSMELSSKGGREIQSRQGKPEINLVEQKKFNAAKSKLKINPDQEKKESASVAETLHILRINARTFKLCAITAN, encoded by the coding sequence ATGTTAAATGCGAACCGTGAAGAAGCCGCTGGTGATGAAAATCCAGCGAATGCTGCTGTTGCTACTGCGCCGGTTGCGATGCAATCGTCGTTAACAATCGATCCGTTTGACCGTCATCGTATGAAGTGGTCACGATGGGTTGAACGTTTGGAAGGTGCTTTCGTTTTGTTTGGCGTCCAGCAAGAAACCAAACTCTACATGCTGCTGCACTTCATGGGAGGTGAAACATACGACGTTGTGTGTGACAAACTTGCTCCTGAGAAACCACAGAGGAAAACGTATGCTGAAATAGTACGTGTTCTTGAGGCTCATTTTAATCCGGAACCGTTGGAGATTTTAGAAAATTTTCGCTTCAAAAGTCGTAAGCAAGGAGAGGACCGTCCGGAGGAAACAATAGACGAATACTTGATAGCATTGTGGAAATTGGCTATCACCTGCAATTTCGGAGAGTACCTGAATACTGCTCTGCGTAACCAACTTGTTTTCGGATTGAAGGACAGAACTATAAAGTCCAGATTGCTAGAAGTACGAAACCTTACTTTGGAGCGGGCGCGGAAAATTGTCGTGTCGATGGAACTTTCGTCAAAAGGGGGCCGAGAGATTCAATCGAGACAAGGAAAACCAGAAATTAACCTGgtagaacaaaaaaagtttaatgCTGCGAAAAGTAAGTTAAAGATAAATCCGGATCAGGAAAAAAAGGAGAGTGCTTCCGTTGCGGAAACCCTTCACATTTTGCGAATAAATGCCCGCACATTCAAACTATGCGCAATTACTGCAAACTGA